A region of the Paenibacillus sp. J23TS9 genome:
CTAGGCTTTTTATTCATTTTATGCAGAAATTGTTGAGTTATGGGGAAAGCTGGCTGATTAAATCAGTGCTTGGAGGTTGGTGCGGCTGGCGGTGCCTGAGTTTTTGTTTTTACATCCTTGGGAAGCTGAGGAATGATGCGTCCGACAATATCGGCCAGCTCGGATGCAAAGCCGGATACAGGCTCGCCTTTTTTGATATGTTGGCCGATTTCAGCAATTCTGTTGGAAAGATCCATATCCGCAGTCACAAGCGCGTTCTTGCCACGAGGATCTTTTCGCAGCGTTTCTGCCACCGAGTATTTGATATTGCCGACCCGGGAGCGGGTAAGCTTGCCGTCGACGTCGATGCCGACCACAGCGGTATTGCCAAACACGACGACATGTGCTTTTTTGACTCCTGCCACTTTTTCGGCCATGGCTTCGAGATGATCCTTAATGGACAAATTAGTAGTATCTTCCGCTGCGCGAACGGTTGACTTCCCTGCAGATTTTAACGATACCCGGTTGTGTTCAGTGGAAGCAGCGGACATTCCCTGTTTATTTTGAGGAGAGGGTGATGCATTTTTGTCCTGAGTCTTGTTGTTACAGCCGCTGATGACAGCGAGTGCCAACACGACAAGCATGAGCATTCTCATATGTGATCGTCCTTTCCAGGTCATAGATTCTAATGCGAATTGTAATTTAGGATGTCCATGACGGAATAATTTATGTGTTCATTATGAGTTAGTGGAGGGAGAAGGTATGAGAAAGATCTTTGTACTGGATACCAATGTGCTTCTTCATGATCCCGGAGCGATCTATGCGTTTGATGAGCATGAGGTCATCATACCTGCGGTAGTTCTCGAAGAAATTGATTCCAAGAAGCGTAATGCAGATGAAATTGGACGCAATGCGCGCACGGTATCACGTTTATTGGATCAGCTGAGGGAAAACGGACATCTGCACAGCGGGGTAGCGCTCTATAATGGCGGAAGCTTAAAGGTTGAACTGAACCACAGAAGTTTTCTCAAGGTCCAGGAGATGTTCGGGGAAATATCCAATGACAACCGTATACTCGCCGTGGCCTTGAATTATCATATGGAAGAAACGGTGAAAGAGGAGCCCGATCAGGTGGTCCTTGTCAGCAAAGACGTACTGGTCCGCATTAAGGCTGATGTACTGGGGTTAACTACGCAGGATTATTTGTCAGACCGAACTGCCGGACCTGGGGACTTCTACTCAGGCAACCTGAAGCTGAAGGTGCATCCTTCCATCATTGATGAGTTTTATTCATACCGGTTTCTGCCGGTCAAGCCACTCAACCTCTCCTATCCGCTTCATCCCCATGAATTTGTGATTTTGAAGGATGAAATGGGAAGTACAAAGTCGGCGCTTCTGAAGGTTAACACGGAAGGCACAAAGCTGGAGCCGCTCTTTTTGAGCAATGAAGCGGTCTGGGGCATATGTGCGCGCAACGCACAACAGCGGATGGCGCTAGAGCTTTTATTGAATGACGACATACCACTTGTGACTATCACAGGTAAGGCGGGCACAGGCAAGACCCTGCTTGCTCTGGCGGCAGGATTGCTCAAGGTGGAAGATGAGCATAAATATAAAAAGCTGTTGATTGCAAGACCTGTCGTACCCATGGGAAAGGATATTGGATATCTGCCTGGGGAAAAAGAAGAAAAGCTGCGTCCGTGGATGCAGCCGATCTACGATAACCTCGAGTTTTTATTTGATACTAAAAAGTCCGGGGATATTGATAAAATTCTGATGGGACTTGGCAGCATTCAGGTAGAGGCGTTAACCTACATCCGCGGCAGATCCATCCCCGGTCAGTTTATCATTATTGATGAGGCACAAAACCTGTCCCGTCATGAGGTGAAAACCATTGTATCCCGGGTAGGCGAGGGGAGCAAGATCATCCTGATGGGTGACCCTGAGCAAATAGACCATCCTTATCTTGATGCTTCAAGCAACGGACTCACGTATATTGTGGAGAAATTCAAACAGGAAGGCATCAGTGGACACATTACCTTGGAAAAAGGGGAGCGATCCAAACTGGCACAGCTGGCTGCCGATTTGCTTTAGCTCCTGTATTGGATCAGAGTCCTGGATACTTTTGCTCTATGAGCTCTAGGTCCAGGGCTTTTGTCCATGACCGACGTAGGGTGTGAGTAAAACATTTCCAATAAAAAGTAGGACAAGCGCCCTATCCTTTTGATAAAATAATAAGAGTACGGAATGAGGCATTTGCCAGAGGAGGCCAAAAGACTTGAAGCGGAAAAATTATTGGTTTTTATTCGCCATCTTGCTGCTGTCGTTAACCAGCTTGTCCCAGGGTCAGAATATGACGCCGGACAACAGCAGCAGTGAAGAGAGAAAAACAATGTCTTGGAATCCGCAGCCTTCCTCTCCGCAGGATCCTGATGATCAACCGATCCGGGTAATTACCCATCTAAATGAATCCGATTACAAAGAACTGCTCGATATAAATGATAATTTCATTCGCGAAACTGGCATTCAGGTTGAGATTAAGAACATACCGGATACGGATGCATACCGGCAACTGACTGCTGCGCTTGAAGTAGGCGAAGGGCCCGACGTGATGCTAGTGAACAGCCCCTGGATTCGGTCTTTGGCTTCCAGTGGTTACATACTGCCTGCAGAATCCTATCAGAGCAGTACAACTGGCAGTGATGTAATCAGTCCGATTTTGCAAATGCTGGAGTGGAATGGATACCAGTGGGGGATCCCTCTGGATATGGATCCCTATGTGCTTGTTTGGCAGGCGCATGCTTTGCAGACCATAGGAATTCCCGAGATTCCTCAAGCAGGCAAGGAATGGAAAGATCTGCTCGTCAAGCAGGAAAACCGCAAGGATAAGAAGCTGATTGCACTTCCCGCAGGAGATGCCTATGCTTTTGCCGCTTTGATGGGGGGGATGGGAACAGATCCGTCCAATCCAACCAATGAAGGGCTTGAATCGTTAAGCAAACTCCGTCCTGGAATACAGTTTATAGAAGCGGGTAAGATGCAGGAAGCATGGACAAGCCTGAAGGATGAAGGATTGGTTATGGTAGCTATGTCTGCTTCATCAGCGACAAAGGAAAGAAAGGGAAACGGAATGCTGGAGCTCCGCCTTCCTGAACAGCTTTATGCTGAAAATCCATTTTTACTCCGCGGGAGATCCTATGCCGTCTCCGCCCAGGTACAGCATCCACAGAATGCTGCAGATTGGATTGCCTACATGACTTCAGATATGTCCCAGAGGCTTTGGTCCGACACAACGGGGTATTTGCCTGTTTTGAAGGAAATGTATCAGGGGGATCAATTCCAATGGCTCCAGCAGCCAGTGCGTCTTGATCGGCTGCTGAAGCCTACAGATGGAGCAGCAGAGGCTGGTGCATTGCAATCAAAGTGGGATGTTTTCTCAAAGGCTGCGAAGCTTCTTTTGACCGGTAAAAGTACCGAACAGGAATACAGGGAGGCCCTGGAAGGCCGCCCTAAAGAGAAATCATCCAATGAATAAGGATGATGTGCAATGATGGCATGTTAGCCTACATAGACAGCTTTAACGTGACATGAAGAACCTGGTTGGTACTGGTTACTTCTGTAGCTTTGACAAATGATACAATTTGCTGCGGATAAAAGCCAAGGTCAAATTCATTTTCCAGCTGGCGGCAGGTTGTATCCGGAAGCTCCAGCCCGTTGAATATAAGCTTGTCGACATGGAACAGAATCGAATTCTCAGGCTCATTCTCAACGCTGTAATGCCCTTCCACCTGCAGACTTAAATTACCGCTCTCGCCCTCTGCGATGACTTTATTGTCGTTGAAATGGAAAGAAAAATTATTGAAAAGTTCATTTTTACTCTTTAGAAAGTCGTTCAGATCATCTTCCTGGATTTCGATGGAGTATGTGGTGCCGTTCGTCCGGATGGCTCCTTTTTTATTTTGAATAAATTCAGGCAGGTCATTCATGGCGGATGAGAGCGCTGAGAAATACCGCTTAACTTCATACATTCCGACATTTTCCCAATATGCAGTAAATTCCTTGATCATTTTTTTCATGGCCTCAGGGTCGCTGCTGTCCGCAATGCTGCTGTCCAGATCCTTTTGCAGTGCCAGTACCCGGTCTCTTTGCTTCAGGAGATTGTCCTTGATTGTGGTGAGCTGGGCGTAGGATTTCTCCATCTGCTGCTGTGTTTCTTTAATGCTCTGGTACTGAGACTGGTACGCATCGAGCACCATTGCGTCCTGATCCATGATCATTTCATAATAGCTGTATATTTCTAAAAGATTGCTTATGTTTTTGGCTGAAAAGAGAATGGTAAATAGATTGTCCCTTTCACCCATGTAATAGGAACGTATTACGGTTCCTGCACGCTCCTGGCGGCTCTTGATTTGTTGCTGCTTCTCTTCAAGCTGAACCTGAAGTTTTTCTATTTCTGTCTGAGTTTGGTCCTGCTGGCGGGTGATCCGTTCAATTTCATGGTCAATTTCTACGATAGAGAGGCTTTTTTGCAGCATTTGCTGCTGGTCGGCGTTCTCTGGTTTTACGGGATCAGCAAGAAGATTATGCTCCGGATGCAGCAGTGAGAGGAACAGAAGCGGCAGAAGCAGATATATTAGGCGCACATGTTTTTTAGCGGCCTTCACAGATCCTCCTCCCCTCCAGGCAAGTCTAGTCTTGGACAACGGTTTTACATACCTCATGTAAATATATGCTTGTTTAAAAAATATCATCCCTCTCTTTTCAACCTTGAGGGGGATGTTGAAACAAAGAAAAAAAGACGGACCGGCAGCGATGTCGGATCGTCTTTTTTTGGTAACTCTTCAAGCGAATGATCGGTAACTACAGCGGTAGACCCATTTTAAAGACTGTCCAGTAGCTGAAACCGGTAAATGTCACGATCATATAGCCCCAGAAGAGAAGAATGTAGGTTTTTTCCGTAAATTTCAGATATCCCAAAATCACGAAAAATGCTGTCTGCAAGAAGAACAACAGAGCCATTTCCACCATGTTCCCGGCAAATGCCATCAAACCGATAGCAAGTGTAAAGAAGCCCAGTACTCGAAACATGCGTGCCACGTAGTATCCCCCTCTCCTTATGTACGGTCGTAGCATTACTACACATCATTATAACGTTAACCCAAAAATGTGTAAACGAAAAGTCTTGAACAATTATGAATTTTTTGAGTTTCCCTATAGATTACAGAATTTATTGAATTCCAGCGAAAGCTGGATAATTCTATAATCGCAAGGAAAGCAACAACTAAGGGTGGTCCGTCTACTGTGAATTACATCAATAACGGGCTTTCCTTATTATTGTGATCATTGCTAAAGAAAGTATTCAAGCTGGGTACGTTTATTTTCCACCGGAATAAGTATGAGCTATTTAAAATTTGGCAATACAATTTAGTATCAAATAGATTCTATGAACTCTATGAGAAGCATAGAAATGAAAATAAGCAGCTGTTATACCTCATTCAAGCCCGGAAAGAAGGGTTATGGAGACGGTTATTTTAGGATGTTGTTAGGAGGGTTTGGTTGCATGACAGCAGTAAGACAAGATGCATGGAGCACAGAAGATGATCTTATTTTAGCGGAGGTAACGTTAAGGCATATCCGCGAAGGAAGCACGCAGCTCGCTGCTTTCGAGGAAGTTGGAGAGAAAATCGGCAGGACATCCGCAGCCTGTGGTTTCCGATGGAACAGCTGTGTCCGTAAAAAGTATGAGGAAGCGATCAGCCTTGCCAAAACGCAGCGGCAGAAGAGAAGCTATTACAAAAAACAACCGGCGAATCCACTGCAAGTGGCAGCTCTAGGTGGTTTGAGTGAAGTTGAGGCAGGATATTTCAAGATCGAGGGTGCAAGCGAAGAGTCGTTATCCATCGATGCAGTCATTCGCTTCTTGCGCCAATGGAAAGGGAATTTGCAGGAAAATGGCCGTCAGCTGAAAATGCTTGAGAAGGAGCTCCGGGAGAAGGAAGAGGAGCTGGCTAACTTGAGAAGAGTTAATGAACAGCTGAACAAGGAAGTCAGCGAAGTCCAGACGGATTACCGGGTTGTGAACGATGATTACAAAGCGCTGATCCAAATAATGGACCGGGCGCGCCGGCTTGCTTTTTTAACAGAAGAAGAGGAAGAGCTGAAGACTCGGTTTAAAATGGATGCGAACGGTAATCTCGAGCGCATTGAGTAGGCGTAAATCATAAAGTCAAAACCCGAACACCCGTCCGGATGAGCGAAATTTAAGCGCTCCGAACGGGTTTTTCCGTGTCTATAGGTGTATTTGGAGTTTGCTGCAAGCGTTCATCAGACTTTTTTCTCGTATCAAGGCGTAAACATGCTATATAATATTTTTAGATGGTATAAGCACCACAGTACAGAAGACAGGTGATACGATGATTATAGATCTGGTTGGAGGAGGCTCGCTGGGCCTTTTATACGGCGGCAAGCTCGCAGCAGCGGGAGTTAATGTCCGTTTATGGTGCAGAAGCGCCCAACAATCGGAGGAGCTGCGATCCAAGGGGATTTCAGTTGTGAATACATATGGAGAAACCGAGTGTTTGGCAGAGCCGGGAACTTTTGCAGCGGGCATCATTGATGATTTTGCGGCTCATTGGATGCAGGAACCCGGCGAGTGGATTTTCTTGATGACCAAGCAAAAGGACACTGAAGAGGTATGCGCAAGGTCTGCAGGGCAGCTCGCAAAGGACAAGTCTGCCGCAGATCAGCTTCCGGGCGTTGTCTGTTTTCAAAACGGATATGGCCATATGGAGCGATTAGCGGGTATTTTGCCAGGCTGGCCACTATATGCGGCTATCACAACTGAAGGAGCGAAGCGAACGGCTCCGTATGAAGTACGGCATGCAGGAACAGGTACGACATGGATTGGGGTCCCCGTACAGCAACAAGTCGGGACAGAAATAACCCCATATGCTGAAAATATGGTGAAAACGCTGCAAAAAGCAGGATTTTCGGCCATTTTATCGAATGACATCGATAGCAGAATTTACCGGAAGCTAATCATCAATGCGGTCATCAATCCGCTCACCGCGCTGTGGAACATTCCAAACGGCGAGCTGCTTGCATCAGACAAGCGGATACAGATCATGAAGATGCTGCTAAATGAAGCACTCGCTGTTTATGAAGCATGCGGCATTCCCTATGAAGAGGATATGTGGGAACAAATCATGGAAGTGTGCACTTCGACCGCAGGCAACACATCTTCCATGCTGAAGGATGTTCAGGCAGGCGCCCCAACAGAGGTAGATTGGATTAATGGTAGTATTGCAGCTCTTGCAGAAAAGGCCGGCATGCACGCCGTGGCCCATGAAATGCTAACCGGCCTCATTAAAGGTCTCACGATAAGAGAGGTGTGAATCATTTGGATTTGTTGAAAAATTCATTTATCTTTCTGAGCATTCTTCCGTTTTTTCCATTTTTGCTCGTATACTTTATCCATTATTGGTGGAAACATAACAAGAAGACCTCACTTAAGCTTGCCATGGATGTAACGACGCTGTTTTTGATTATTTCGGTTTCGGCATTATTCAATCTCACCTTTGATTCAAGGTTTGGTTTTTACTTGATATTACTGCTTCTATTAATAGCGATTGGTCTGATCGGCAGTGCACAAAACCGTCTCAAGGGCAGGATTGACGTCCAAAAAATGGCGAAACTAATATGGAGAATGTCCTTTATCATCATGAGCTTCAGCTATCTTCTTTTTACAGTAATTGGTTTTTTAAAATACATATTCATAACAATGTCTTAAGTAAATATGCATTGTTTATAAAAGGAAAAGTAGACTATATTTGAGCTGTGCAAGGTTTTTTCTTTGATTTTGGTATAGATTTTTTTGACCACTGGTTGTATAATCATTAACCATACACTTAAATAACCTTAGGGGGATTACAGCATGAGAAGGAAATCACTATTCACCCTACTAACGATGATCCTTGTAGTGGGAACAGTTCTTGCGGGCTGCGGCTCCAAGAATGAAGGGGGAAGCGGCTCCAAAGAAAACACTGCCGCGAGTAAAGATCAAGTGCTTCACATTAACCTCAGCGCAGAACCGCCAACATTTGACCCGGCGCAAGCGCAAGACAGCCAGGCTCATACCGTGCTTAACATGATGTATGAAGGTTTGGTTCGTTTGGATGAAAACAGCAAGCCAGTCCCGGGTGTAGCAGAGAAATGGGATATTTCTTCTGATGGACTGAAGTATGTTTTCCACCTCCGCAAAGATGCGAAATGGAGCAATGGTGATCCTTTGACGGCAAAAGACTTCGTCTTTGCATGGCAGCGGGTTCTCGATCCTAGCTCTACACCAGCCCCACCATATGCATACCAATTGTTTTATATTAAAGGTGCTGAAGATTACAACAGCAAAAAAACCACTGATTTCTCTACAGTGGGCGTAAAAGCAACGGATGACAATACGCTGGAAGTAACATTGAAAACTCCAACTCCATACTTCCTGAGTCTGACTTCGTTCTATACGTTCTATCCGGTTCATCAATCGGTTAAAGACAACGCAAAATGGGCAGCCGATCCTAAGACGATGATTACTAACGGACCTTTCACTTTGACGACTTGGACTACGGGCCAAAAAATTGAAGTGACTAAAAATGCAAACTACTGGGATAACAAGGACATTAAGCTGAATAAAATCACGATGTCTCTGTCCAACAGCGGTGCAACCGAGCTGTCCAGCTATAAAGCAGGTCAACTTGATTTTGCAGGCATGCCGAACGGGGAAATTCCTACGGACCAAATGCCAGCTGTGAAAAAAGAGCTGAAAGATGAATTGAATTTGAAACCGATTGGTGGTATTTACTACTATCAATTTAACGTAACTGCAAAGCCGTTTGATAATGCGAAAATCCGTAAAGCGTTTGCGATGGCGATCAGCCGTCAAGATATCGTTGACAAGGTTACGCAAAGTGAAGAAAAACCTGCGTTCGGATTCGTTCCGCCTGGAATTACGGGCGAGAAGGAAGATTTCCGTACTGAACATAAAGATGATTTCTTTACAGAAAATATGGATGAAGCTAAGAAGCTGTTGCAAGAAGGAATGCAAGAAGAAGGCTACACAACGCTGCCTCCAGTAACCCTGATCTACAATTCCAGTGACAAGCATAAGAAAATTGCTCTTGCTGTAGCGGATATGTGGAAAAGAAACCTGGGTGTCGAAGTGAAAACGGAGAACCAGGAATGGGGCGTGTTCCTTAAAAACCGCAGAAGTCTGAACTATCAAATCGCTCGTGCGGGCTGGAGCCCAGACTATAACGATCCGATGACTTTCTTCGATCTTTGGACTTCGAAGAGCGGTAACAATGACGTAGGCTTCAAAAATAAAGAGTATGATGCGCTTGTTAATGATGCTTACTCTTCTGCAGACAACAAAAAGCGTATGGATGATTTCACTAAGGCCGAAACTCTTTTGATCAAAGATCAACAAGTGCTAATGCCGATTTACTATTACACCAACGTAGCACTGATCAAACCAAACCTTAAAGGTGTAATTCTTGATTATGCTGGTGCAGTTGACTTTACACGCGCTTACTTTGAGTAAAACGCTAGTGTAGATTTGGATAAGTAATTCGGGATATATATGTGGATACTCCATATATATCCCGTTTTTTTTGCATTTGATAATCCTTGTGGTAGATATTTCTTCATTTAGTAATAAATAGATTGGACAAAAGTACCCATCATTCTTTAAAATCGAAATATGTCGAATATTGTAGAATAAAATTAGCGGGGAGGGTCATCGGGCATGGTTCGTTACGTAGCCAACAAGTTTTTTTACATGCTGGTGTCTTTGTTTATTCTGATATCAGCCACATTCTTTCTGATGAAAGCCATACCTGGGGATCCTTTTATGTCCGAGAAAAAGGTTCCGCCTGAAATACAAGCCCGTCTTATGGAGCAGTACGGTCTCGATAAACCGGTATACCAACAGTATTTTAAATATCTAGGCGATATTGCAACGGGTGATTTCGGTATATCGATGAAACACCAGAACCAGGAAGTTACAGATATTATTCTGGATACCTTCTCAGCCTCCCTGAAACTCGGAGTGTTCGCGATCGTGATTTCGGTCATTATCGGTGTTTTGCTCGGAATGCTCGCGGCTCTCTATCACAGGAAGCTGATTGATAACGTAGCGATGATTCTGGCCGTTCTTGGAATTGCAGTACCGAGCTTCGTACTGGCATCTCTGATTCAGTTTATATTCGGTGAGAAGCTCGGATGGTTTCATGTTATGGGCTTTGATGGCCCTCTTGATTATGTTTTACCTGTCGCAGCATTGTCTGCCCAACCGATTGCGTTTATCGCACGCTTGACTCGCTCCAGCATGCTTGAAGTGCTGCATGCTGATTACATCAAGACAGCCAAAGCGAAAGGTCTGAACTGGTTTACGATTATGTTCAAACACGTGATCCGCAACGGCATTTTACCTGTTGTCACCTATATTGGTCCAATGACAGCCAATATCATTACTGGTTCTGTCGTTATTGAACAGATCTTTGGTATCGGCGGAATAGGTAAAGTGTTCGTTGAATGTATTACGAACCGTGACTATACCATGATCATGGGTGTAACCATTTTCTACGGTGTCCTGCTTATGCTTGCACGTTTCATTACAGATATAGTTTATGTGCTGGTTGATCCGCGTATTAAATTAACCGGCGGGAAGGAGGGCTAACGGTGGCAGTTAATGACACAACTTTATCAAACACCAATGTTGAGCTATCGCCCGAGGACTTCCGTAAAATAGGCGTAGACGAAAAGCAGGCTGAGATTATTCAGCGGGAAAGTCTTTCGGCCTGGAGAGATGCATGGCAGCGCCTTCGTAAAAACAAGATGGCCATGACCAGTCTAATCGTGCTTGTGCTCATTATTTTGGCTGCAATCATCGGGCCGATCATTTCAAAATTCGATTCAGCTACCAATGATCTGCTGAATACGAACCAGGCGCCTTCCAAAGTACACTGGTTCGGAACGGATGACCTCGGTCGTGATATGTTCGTACGTACCTGGATGGGCGCCCGCATCTCACTGATTGTTGGTATGGCCGCGGCACTTATTGACCTTATGATCGGTGTTATCTACGGCGGTATCATGGGCTTCTTCGGTGGCCGCGTGGATGCTATCATGAACAAATTTTCGGAGATCTTGTACTCCATTCCTTATATGCTGGTAACGATCCTGTTGCTGGTTGTTTTTGAACCAAGTATTGGAACCATCATATTGGCACTGACAATCACCGGCTGGATTAACATGTCCTGGATTGTACGCGGCGAAATTATGCAGCTGAAAAACAGGGAGTATGTATTGGCTTCCCGTTCCATGGGCGCTGGCTCAAACCGGTTGTTATTCCGGCATCTGCTGCCAAACGCCGTGGGACCTATCATCGTTACATTGACGTTGTCCGTACCGAACGCTATTTTTTCCGAAGCTTTCCTAAGCTTCCTGGGTCTCGGTGTACAAGCACCGGTAGCTTCACTTGGCTCAATGATCAACGACGCGTTGACTGGCTGGATGTACTATCCTTGGCGGATGCTCTTCCCGGCGATTCTGATCAGCTTGACTATGCTTGCATTTAATATTTTCGGTGATGGCCTCCGCGATGCGCTCGATCCGAAACTGAAATAACAGGAGGTGAGATCATGGAACCGATTTTACAAGTAAAAGACCTGCAAGTATCCTTTAAGGTGAAGGGCGGAGAAGTTCAAGCCGTCCGTGGCATGAACTTTGAAATAGGCAAAGGGGAAACGGTGGCAATTGTAGGTGAGTCTGGCAGTGGCAAGAGTGTTACCGCCCAAACGATTATGCGCCTCATACCATCACCACCTTCCCAAATCAAAAGCGGTGAAATTATTTTTCAGGGTCAGGATATCCTGAAGAAATCAAATAAACAGATGGAGCATATCCGCGGTAAAGATATCGGCATGATCTTCCAGGATCCAATGACTTCCCTCAACCCTACGATTAAAGTAGGCAAGCAAATTACGGAAGTGCTGATAAAGCATCAGAAGCTGTCGAGCTCCGAAGCGAAGGTGCGCGGCATCGAGATGCTGAAGCTCGTCGGCATTAAAAATCCGGAGGAGCGTTTTGGACAATATCCGCATGAGTTCTCCGGCGGTATGCGCCAGCGGGTGATGATAGCGATCGCTCTGGCATGTAATCCGGCATTGCTGATTGCGGATGAACCGACAACAGCGTTGGACGTAACGATCCAGGCACAGATCATGGATGTCATGAAGGATATGCAGAAGAAGTTTGGCACCTCGATCATCCTCATTACGCATGACCTCGGTGTTGTTGCAGGCATGTGTGACAGAGTTATCGTCATGTATGCGGGTGAAGTGGTTGAAACCGGGACGAAATGGGAGATTTTCAAAAATCCCCAGCATCCTTATACCAAAGGTCTTCTTCGTTCTATGCCGCGGTTGGACCAGAAGAAGGATGAGCCTCTCATTCCGATCATTGGTACACCACCCGATCTGATTAAACCTCCGATCGGCTGCGCATTTTGTGCCCGCTGTGATGAAGCAATGAAAGTTTGTGAGCGCATCAATCCAGGTTCTACGGAATTCAGCGATACCCATATGGCCCGCTGTTGGAACCTGCATGAGATGGCGAAGGAGGTTCATTCGTCATGAAAGAAAACCATTTGATTGAAGTAGAAGGACTGAAAAAGTACTTTAATGTGGGTGGAGGCAAAATTGTCAAAGCCGTCGATGATATCAACTTCTTTATCCGCGAAGGAGAGACTCTCGGGATGGTTGGTGAATCCGGCTGCGGCAAATCCACTGCAGGACGTACCATTCTCCGCCTGTACGAGCCTACGGCAGGCAGTG
Encoded here:
- a CDS encoding ABC transporter ATP-binding protein; the encoded protein is MEPILQVKDLQVSFKVKGGEVQAVRGMNFEIGKGETVAIVGESGSGKSVTAQTIMRLIPSPPSQIKSGEIIFQGQDILKKSNKQMEHIRGKDIGMIFQDPMTSLNPTIKVGKQITEVLIKHQKLSSSEAKVRGIEMLKLVGIKNPEERFGQYPHEFSGGMRQRVMIAIALACNPALLIADEPTTALDVTIQAQIMDVMKDMQKKFGTSIILITHDLGVVAGMCDRVIVMYAGEVVETGTKWEIFKNPQHPYTKGLLRSMPRLDQKKDEPLIPIIGTPPDLIKPPIGCAFCARCDEAMKVCERINPGSTEFSDTHMARCWNLHEMAKEVHSS
- a CDS encoding ABC transporter permease, which encodes MAVNDTTLSNTNVELSPEDFRKIGVDEKQAEIIQRESLSAWRDAWQRLRKNKMAMTSLIVLVLIILAAIIGPIISKFDSATNDLLNTNQAPSKVHWFGTDDLGRDMFVRTWMGARISLIVGMAAALIDLMIGVIYGGIMGFFGGRVDAIMNKFSEILYSIPYMLVTILLLVVFEPSIGTIILALTITGWINMSWIVRGEIMQLKNREYVLASRSMGAGSNRLLFRHLLPNAVGPIIVTLTLSVPNAIFSEAFLSFLGLGVQAPVASLGSMINDALTGWMYYPWRMLFPAILISLTMLAFNIFGDGLRDALDPKLK